A single genomic interval of Rosistilla ulvae harbors:
- a CDS encoding mandelate racemase/muconate lactonizing enzyme family protein has product MQITKIETAIPDQIMPGLLLLRIHTSDGIVGCGETYYAPESVASMLHDWMHHHLLGENPLDIERHWRFLYERTTNFGSRGAELRAISAIDLALWDILGQVTKMPVWQLLGGRVQDSIPTYNSCGGPSYGGKTEDSSGHIWPGHGPMGNQGPLNDYWSIVHEPVQLAEELISEGYTALKTWSTDFAAHKTNGPLHVSLMDVEKAVEPFRKIREALGNKIELILDGHGFFQLPMAIRLAQHLREFDLLWAEDLLRVDSIDTLADFRDKAGIPLAVSEMFSGPDDFRLTLEKRAADYVMIDPTWVGGISQTRNITRLAQFYNVPVVMHDCTGPLTLLSGVQVAATSNNVAWQESVRAHVRMLYPKLIDTEVTIEKGRITVPERAGIGAAWQPELFQSGQGQHRITSL; this is encoded by the coding sequence ATGCAGATAACAAAAATCGAAACCGCAATTCCCGACCAGATCATGCCGGGCTTGCTGTTGTTGCGAATCCATACCAGCGATGGGATCGTCGGTTGCGGCGAGACCTATTACGCTCCCGAATCGGTCGCCAGCATGTTGCACGATTGGATGCACCATCATCTGCTGGGCGAGAACCCGTTGGATATCGAACGGCACTGGCGGTTTCTGTACGAACGGACGACTAACTTTGGATCGCGCGGTGCCGAACTGCGAGCCATCTCGGCGATCGATCTCGCCCTCTGGGACATCCTTGGGCAAGTCACCAAGATGCCGGTCTGGCAACTGTTGGGCGGCCGTGTCCAGGATTCGATTCCGACTTACAACAGCTGTGGCGGTCCTTCGTATGGTGGCAAAACAGAGGATAGCTCCGGCCATATTTGGCCCGGCCATGGTCCGATGGGGAACCAGGGGCCGCTGAACGATTATTGGTCGATCGTTCATGAACCGGTTCAATTGGCGGAGGAGTTGATCAGCGAAGGTTACACGGCGCTGAAGACCTGGTCGACCGACTTCGCTGCTCACAAAACCAACGGCCCGCTGCACGTTTCGCTGATGGATGTGGAGAAGGCTGTCGAGCCGTTCCGCAAGATTCGCGAAGCGTTGGGAAACAAGATCGAGCTGATCCTCGATGGGCATGGTTTCTTCCAGCTGCCGATGGCGATTCGACTCGCCCAACACCTGCGCGAATTCGACCTGCTGTGGGCCGAGGATTTGTTGCGTGTCGATTCGATCGATACCTTAGCCGACTTCCGCGACAAAGCCGGAATCCCGTTGGCCGTGAGCGAGATGTTCAGCGGCCCCGATGATTTCCGATTGACGCTGGAAAAGCGTGCCGCGGATTATGTGATGATCGATCCGACTTGGGTTGGTGGGATCTCGCAAACGCGCAACATCACTCGCCTGGCCCAGTTCTACAACGTGCCGGTTGTGATGCACGATTGCACCGGGCCGCTGACGTTGTTGTCGGGCGTGCAAGTTGCCGCGACATCGAACAACGTGGCTTGGCAGGAAAGCGTTCGAGCCCACGTGCGAATGCTGTATCCGAAGTTGATCGATACGGAAGTCACGATCGAAAAGGGAAGGATCACCGTTCCCGAGCGAGCTGGAATCGGAGCCGCTTGGCAACCCGAACTGTTCCAAAGCGGCCAGGGTCAACATCGCATCACCAGTCTTTGA
- a CDS encoding metallophosphoesterase produces the protein MNAQKRTLPAASADSFSIAVIPDTQSYRPKEGELSNAIFTRHIDWTLANLEKQNIVFVSHVGDIIDKNIDEQWIVAQQCMNRLHDKVPYGISVGNHDMTRAGDSSLFQKYFPTERFANCEWYGGCFTPKTHGVEVSGNNANSFQLFSTAGIDFVFLHLECNAPDDVLAWADEVLTQHSDRRAIITTHMCLGPLQHPQAPNDYMDAPKGRMQWKKVHGELGNTPDEMWNKSFRKHANLSMICCGDQSRSHSLHEVAIGDHGNQVHQVLSDYSTGWLRLYRFHPAQNRVEAWTFHPTNEVLCEGTKFVPGAEGHQFEFEFPLTENKLP, from the coding sequence GTGAATGCTCAAAAACGAACCCTCCCCGCCGCCAGCGCGGATTCGTTTTCGATTGCCGTCATTCCCGACACACAATCGTATCGCCCCAAAGAGGGTGAACTATCTAACGCGATATTCACACGACACATCGACTGGACGCTCGCCAATCTGGAGAAGCAGAACATTGTCTTCGTCAGTCATGTTGGCGACATTATCGATAAGAACATCGACGAACAATGGATCGTCGCTCAACAGTGCATGAACCGTCTTCACGACAAAGTTCCCTACGGCATCTCGGTCGGCAATCACGACATGACCCGAGCGGGCGATTCGTCCCTGTTCCAGAAATACTTCCCGACGGAACGATTTGCCAATTGCGAATGGTACGGCGGATGTTTCACGCCCAAGACGCACGGCGTCGAGGTTTCGGGCAACAACGCAAACAGCTTCCAACTGTTTTCAACCGCCGGCATCGACTTTGTCTTTCTGCATCTGGAGTGCAATGCACCCGACGATGTCTTGGCGTGGGCCGATGAAGTCTTAACCCAGCACAGCGACCGACGAGCGATCATTACGACGCACATGTGCCTGGGACCACTGCAACATCCTCAGGCACCAAACGACTACATGGATGCCCCCAAGGGACGAATGCAATGGAAAAAGGTTCATGGCGAACTTGGCAATACTCCTGATGAGATGTGGAACAAGTCTTTTCGCAAGCATGCAAACCTCTCCATGATTTGCTGCGGTGATCAAAGCCGAAGCCACTCGCTTCACGAAGTTGCGATTGGTGACCATGGCAACCAGGTCCACCAAGTTCTTTCGGACTACAGCACCGGTTGGCTCCGACTGTACCGTTTCCACCCAGCCCAGAATCGCGTTGAAGCGTGGACTTTTCACCCTACCAACGAAGTGTTGTGCGAGGGAACCAAATTTGTTCCGGGTGCCGAAGGCCACCAATTCGAGTTTGAATTCCCGCTAACCGAGAACAAGCTGCCGTAG
- a CDS encoding DUF1559 domain-containing protein: protein MRKRTEGFTLVELLVVIAIIGILVGLLLPAVQAAREAARRMQCTNQMKQIGLALHNYHDTHRSFPAGGIVAEKVTKGVGDTWCNAGAATQGAPWTVLILPFMEEGARYDQYDFNLPLSASFTSQVSSSSPNRPLWFEQNPSYQCPSDPSSGGGVNNLSYFGVQGGGDSTTVNCWGGNSNVFFVNGILYANSNSKFRDVTDGTTNTFLVGESKYHLTEAGTVSTFYLSWASSIRLGTGGTMPHPVTMAGTYEPINSRIPTGSVPMGSTDSRTGYSRLFGSFHPGGCNMLLADGSVNFVSETMDLNIYRQLGIRNDSLPIGGLPQ, encoded by the coding sequence ATGAGAAAGCGAACAGAAGGTTTCACGCTAGTCGAATTGTTGGTGGTGATTGCGATCATTGGTATTTTGGTCGGCTTGCTGTTGCCTGCAGTTCAAGCAGCACGTGAAGCTGCCCGCCGAATGCAATGCACCAACCAAATGAAGCAGATTGGTTTGGCGCTTCATAACTATCACGATACGCACCGCAGTTTTCCGGCTGGCGGGATCGTGGCTGAAAAGGTCACTAAGGGCGTGGGAGACACATGGTGCAACGCCGGTGCCGCCACGCAAGGCGCACCATGGACAGTATTGATTCTGCCTTTCATGGAAGAGGGGGCGCGTTACGACCAATACGACTTCAACCTTCCATTGTCCGCCTCGTTCACGAGCCAGGTCTCCAGTTCTTCACCAAACCGCCCACTGTGGTTCGAACAGAACCCGAGCTACCAATGCCCATCGGATCCTTCCTCGGGTGGCGGCGTGAATAACCTTAGCTACTTCGGCGTCCAAGGGGGCGGTGACTCAACCACCGTCAACTGCTGGGGCGGAAACTCCAACGTCTTCTTCGTCAACGGCATCCTGTATGCGAACTCGAACAGCAAGTTTCGCGATGTCACCGACGGAACGACCAATACATTTTTGGTTGGCGAGTCGAAGTACCACCTGACCGAAGCCGGCACGGTTTCGACCTTTTACCTCAGCTGGGCCTCATCGATTCGCCTCGGCACCGGTGGAACGATGCCACATCCGGTCACCATGGCTGGAACGTACGAACCAATCAATTCACGCATTCCCACCGGTAGTGTCCCGATGGGCAGCACCGATTCACGAACCGGATACTCGCGACTGTTCGGCAGTTTTCATCCCGGTGGCTGCAATATGCTGCTGGCTGACGGATCGGTAAATTTCGTTAGCGAAACGATGGACCTCAACATCTATCGCCAACTCGGTATCCGTAACGATTCCCTGCCAATTGGAGGACTGCCACAGTGA
- a CDS encoding bestrophin family protein, with product MFTGLIRPLATSKTLAYVGGLALLVGAYSLLPIWLEYSRYHDAINTPSQFHGVLSFVLGLLLVFRTNTAYSRWWEARILWGGLVNACRNLGIKLTSSDGLTDETRSRALQLIVAFPVALRCHLREEIDDETRESLELLVGRAKHIPQAIAAQLYQIVWDAKRSGRIDGDELRVLDAELLRLMDICGGCERILKTRIVKSYRVFARQCVGIFLVSLPWAIVHDFRIWTMFITIITAYFMLGLETVAEHVETPFGYDEDDLDLESLCATIDTTVHETFSHHVPA from the coding sequence ATGTTTACTGGACTGATTCGACCGCTGGCGACTAGTAAAACACTCGCTTATGTAGGCGGGCTCGCGTTGCTCGTGGGGGCCTACTCGCTGTTGCCGATCTGGTTGGAGTACTCTCGCTACCACGACGCGATCAACACGCCTTCCCAGTTTCATGGCGTGCTCTCGTTCGTGCTCGGATTGTTGTTGGTCTTCCGTACCAACACCGCCTACAGCCGCTGGTGGGAAGCTCGTATTTTGTGGGGCGGATTAGTCAACGCATGTCGCAATCTTGGGATCAAGTTGACAAGCAGCGACGGGCTGACCGACGAGACGCGTTCGCGGGCCTTGCAGTTGATCGTCGCGTTCCCGGTCGCGCTGCGGTGCCATCTGCGCGAAGAGATCGACGACGAGACGCGGGAATCGCTGGAGTTGTTGGTGGGCCGCGCGAAGCATATTCCTCAGGCGATCGCGGCTCAGTTGTACCAGATCGTGTGGGATGCCAAGCGGAGCGGGCGAATCGATGGGGACGAACTGCGGGTGCTCGATGCGGAACTGCTGCGATTGATGGATATCTGCGGCGGATGCGAACGGATTCTGAAAACCAGGATCGTCAAATCCTACCGTGTTTTCGCGCGACAGTGCGTCGGCATCTTTCTCGTTTCGTTGCCTTGGGCGATCGTGCACGACTTCCGAATTTGGACGATGTTTATCACGATCATCACGGCCTACTTCATGCTGGGGCTGGAGACCGTCGCCGAACATGTGGAGACGCCGTTTGGGTACGACGAGGACGATCTGGATCTCGAGTCGCTGTGCGCCACGATCGATACGACGGTTCACGAGACCTTTAGCCACCACGTGCCAGCTTAA
- a CDS encoding glycosyltransferase family 4 protein, translated as MRIAYLTAGAAGMYCGSCMHDNTLARAMIARGADCLLVPTYTPIRTDEKDISDDVVFFGGINIFLEQKLPLWGRLPHRLTAWLDRPGLLRLATRKTGSTSPHLLGALTVSMLQGMQGRQRTEVDRLCRWLQTHAAPDAIVLSNFLIGGCVTELKRRLGVPIVVTLQGDDIFLDFLPAKYRAMAIDRMRALAADVDGFIVNSRFYGEKMAAMLGLPAEKMHVIPLGIDTTGFLSDAAESPQDSIADPASPLRIGYLARIDPAKGLHRLVDAMIELERTRQPSDRAIHLDVAGWLGEQHHAFAADQWARLEAAGMAGRYTYHGSPDHDGKLDFLRRLDLFCVPTQYEEPKGLYALEAMATRLPVILPAHGVFPELAGENSAVHLVPPGDAAALAEAIRTLASDAASREKLADRGYRAVVGERTVDRMADQVLQLLNDLADGGKPVDHSAARR; from the coding sequence ATGCGAATCGCATATTTGACGGCCGGTGCCGCAGGCATGTACTGCGGCAGCTGCATGCACGACAACACTCTCGCCCGGGCGATGATCGCTCGCGGCGCGGACTGTCTTTTGGTGCCGACCTACACGCCGATCCGTACCGATGAAAAAGACATCAGCGACGATGTCGTCTTCTTTGGCGGAATCAATATCTTCCTGGAGCAGAAGCTTCCACTCTGGGGCCGCTTGCCCCATCGGCTGACTGCCTGGTTGGACCGCCCCGGACTGCTGCGGTTGGCAACTCGAAAGACCGGATCGACGAGTCCTCATCTGTTGGGTGCGCTGACGGTTTCGATGCTGCAGGGGATGCAGGGACGGCAGCGAACCGAGGTCGATCGGTTGTGTCGTTGGTTGCAAACGCATGCTGCGCCCGATGCGATCGTGCTCAGTAATTTCTTGATCGGCGGCTGTGTGACCGAACTCAAACGGCGGCTCGGCGTGCCGATTGTTGTCACGTTGCAGGGGGACGATATCTTCCTCGACTTCCTGCCAGCCAAGTATCGCGCGATGGCGATCGATCGGATGCGAGCCCTGGCCGCGGACGTCGATGGCTTTATCGTCAACAGCCGCTTTTATGGCGAGAAGATGGCGGCGATGCTGGGGCTTCCCGCAGAGAAGATGCATGTGATTCCGCTGGGTATCGATACGACCGGCTTCTTGTCTGATGCAGCCGAATCGCCACAGGACTCGATCGCGGATCCGGCGTCTCCGTTGCGGATCGGATACCTGGCCCGGATCGATCCGGCCAAGGGGCTGCATCGCCTTGTCGACGCGATGATCGAACTGGAGAGGACGCGTCAGCCGTCGGACCGGGCGATCCATCTGGATGTCGCCGGCTGGCTGGGCGAACAGCATCACGCATTTGCGGCGGATCAGTGGGCGCGTTTGGAGGCGGCCGGGATGGCGGGGCGGTACACCTATCACGGAAGCCCCGATCACGATGGCAAGTTGGACTTTTTGCGTCGCTTGGATCTGTTCTGCGTTCCGACGCAATACGAAGAGCCCAAGGGGCTGTATGCTCTCGAAGCGATGGCGACGCGGCTGCCGGTGATCCTTCCGGCGCATGGCGTTTTTCCCGAGTTGGCGGGAGAAAATTCAGCGGTCCATTTGGTTCCTCCCGGCGACGCGGCGGCCCTTGCCGAGGCGATCCGCACGCTGGCAAGCGACGCGGCGAGCCGGGAAAAACTGGCCGATCGTGGCTATCGCGCGGTAGTTGGTGAGCGTACTGTCGATCGTATGGCCGATCAGGTCCTACAATTGCTTAACGATCTCGCCGATGGCGGAAAACCCGTTGACCACTCTGCAGCCCGTCGCTAA
- a CDS encoding DUF1559 domain-containing protein — protein sequence MFCCKGSVRSQRLRAGFTLVELLVVIAIIGILVGLLLPAVQAAREAARRMSCSNNLKQIGLAMHNYHDTHQRFPYAYRTFDNPPGPTGVPAGSTHARDTWFHRLLPMVEQRALYDSYEADHSQFINQANLKLLIETEVPAFVCPTNPGYGGGAANQANGFQGTYGVCMSGSETLGITITTNGKGMFYNASKTQFRDILDGTTNTIMVGEGIARPMDNVGAHGDLGQYWGGATWGAAGFTTAEPPNTSLPDRPLSCKSTTVLEAPCLGTTSTRGEQFNFSRSYHPGGVQVTLADASVRFAAETIDQQIYQNLGDKADSQIIGEW from the coding sequence ATGTTTTGTTGTAAAGGTTCGGTTCGCTCGCAACGCTTGCGTGCCGGGTTTACGCTTGTTGAGTTGTTAGTCGTGATCGCGATCATTGGGATTTTGGTCGGCTTGCTTTTGCCCGCTGTCCAGGCAGCTCGCGAAGCGGCGCGTCGAATGAGTTGCTCGAACAATCTGAAGCAAATCGGATTGGCGATGCACAATTATCACGACACGCACCAACGCTTTCCGTATGCCTATCGGACGTTCGACAATCCACCAGGCCCAACGGGGGTTCCCGCCGGAAGTACTCATGCCCGTGACACTTGGTTTCATCGCTTGCTGCCAATGGTCGAACAACGTGCGCTCTACGATTCCTACGAGGCGGATCATTCGCAGTTTATCAATCAAGCGAATCTCAAATTGCTGATCGAAACGGAAGTCCCCGCATTTGTGTGCCCAACAAACCCCGGATACGGGGGCGGTGCCGCCAATCAAGCCAACGGTTTCCAAGGAACCTACGGTGTCTGCATGAGCGGTTCGGAGACGCTAGGCATTACGATCACAACCAACGGCAAGGGGATGTTCTACAACGCGTCGAAGACACAGTTCCGCGACATCCTCGACGGCACGACGAATACGATCATGGTGGGCGAAGGGATCGCACGGCCGATGGACAACGTCGGCGCACACGGCGACTTAGGACAGTACTGGGGTGGTGCAACGTGGGGAGCCGCTGGATTTACGACTGCGGAACCGCCGAACACCTCGCTTCCCGACCGACCGCTCAGCTGTAAATCGACGACGGTCCTGGAAGCGCCTTGTTTGGGCACGACGTCGACACGAGGCGAGCAGTTCAACTTCTCGCGCAGCTATCATCCCGGTGGTGTCCAGGTCACGTTGGCCGATGCTTCGGTGCGGTTTGCAGCCGAGACGATCGACCAACAGATCTATCAGAACCTCGGCGATAAAGCCGACTCCCAAATCATTGGCGAGTGGTGA
- a CDS encoding DUF1501 domain-containing protein gives MNSPFDPTTSLLSRRSILRSAGGGFGMLGLTDLLSQDASASSNAEKLGLPHFPAKAKRVIFLFMSGGPSQLDTFDPKPDLHKYEGQRPAAVDIRTERPTSGLSASPVKFTSAGESGIPFPEYFPRLAKHADEMAIIRSMYTDNPNHAPALCLMNLGAMTPTRPSVGSWLTYGLGSENQDLPGYLALCPGLPVVGPKLWGNAFLPGEFQGTYIHTKKTSPEAMIPHLRNTELSPKLQKEQLDLVAAINRQHMEQRTDAVDLETRISSMELAYRMQFEAMEAFDISRETQATRDAYGSSEFAESCLLARRLSEHGVRMVQVYYGNRQPWDTHSNHQKLNGKLCKDIDGPIAQLLTDLKERDLLDETLVVWGGEFGRTPTVEGGSGRDHNPYGFSMWMAGGGIKGGTIHGATDDFGFRAVQDKVHVHDLHATIMHLMGIDHQKLTYHYSGRDFRLTDVHGEVVHNIIA, from the coding sequence ATGAATTCCCCGTTCGATCCAACAACTTCGTTGCTCTCACGACGCTCCATTTTACGCTCCGCCGGCGGCGGGTTTGGAATGTTGGGACTAACCGATTTATTGTCCCAAGATGCGAGTGCCAGCAGCAATGCGGAGAAGCTTGGGCTGCCGCACTTTCCTGCGAAAGCCAAACGCGTGATCTTTTTGTTCATGAGCGGTGGACCATCGCAGTTGGACACCTTCGATCCCAAACCGGATCTACACAAATATGAAGGGCAGCGCCCGGCAGCTGTCGACATCCGGACAGAGCGACCGACATCGGGACTGTCGGCGTCGCCCGTTAAGTTCACATCGGCGGGTGAGTCGGGGATCCCGTTCCCCGAGTACTTTCCTCGGTTGGCCAAGCATGCCGATGAGATGGCAATTATCCGGTCGATGTACACCGATAATCCAAACCACGCTCCCGCCCTTTGTCTGATGAATCTGGGGGCGATGACGCCGACGCGTCCAAGCGTTGGATCGTGGTTGACGTATGGATTGGGAAGCGAAAACCAAGACTTGCCAGGGTATCTTGCGCTTTGTCCTGGCTTGCCCGTTGTCGGTCCCAAGCTGTGGGGAAATGCGTTTCTGCCCGGTGAGTTTCAGGGCACCTACATCCATACAAAAAAGACGTCGCCCGAAGCGATGATCCCGCATCTGCGGAACACCGAACTGTCGCCGAAGTTGCAGAAGGAACAGTTGGACTTGGTGGCGGCGATCAATCGTCAACACATGGAACAGCGAACCGATGCGGTCGATCTGGAGACGCGGATCTCTTCGATGGAGCTGGCCTATCGGATGCAGTTCGAAGCGATGGAAGCCTTCGATATCTCGCGGGAAACTCAGGCGACGCGGGATGCCTATGGAAGCAGTGAATTTGCCGAATCGTGCCTGCTCGCCCGACGGCTCAGCGAACATGGCGTTCGGATGGTGCAGGTTTATTATGGCAACCGTCAGCCTTGGGATACGCATTCCAACCACCAGAAACTCAACGGCAAACTGTGCAAAGATATCGATGGACCGATCGCACAACTGCTGACCGATCTCAAGGAACGCGACTTGTTAGACGAAACGCTGGTCGTATGGGGTGGCGAATTTGGCCGCACGCCGACTGTCGAGGGTGGCAGCGGGCGCGATCACAATCCGTATGGATTTTCGATGTGGATGGCGGGAGGCGGAATCAAGGGTGGGACGATACATGGAGCCACCGATGATTTTGGTTTCCGTGCGGTCCAAGATAAGGTGCATGTGCATGATCTGCACGCAACCATTATGCATCTGATGGGCATTGACCATCAGAAGCTAACCTATCACTATTCCGGGCGAGACTTCCGGTTGACCGATGTGCATGGTGAAGTGGTTCATAACATCATCGCATAG
- a CDS encoding DUF1553 domain-containing protein, whose protein sequence is MRKASTCCFFWSTVWAAVLLTGSSSIQELSAEENEEAGIRFFEQKIRPVLVEHCYSCHASDSNPLQAGLQVDSKAGLLLGGDSGEAIVPGKPDESLLIETLRYDDSTYQMPPKGKLADSVIADFEKWVAMGAPDPRTEEMGQLRKEFDIDSRRDFWSFVVPQRATLPEIKDSDWPQQTLDHFILAKIEAAGLTPAPPADRRTLIRRVSLDLTGIPPTYEQTERFVADPDPQAYKNLVDDLLASQHYGERWGRHWLDVVRYAEDNVNMGEHNGPYPNAYRYRDWVVAALNDDVPYDEFIRRQLATDFLEQTGREDLPALGLLGMSPQYHKELKLSQLTLESQYADEWEDRVDVISRGLLGLTVACARCHDHKYDPISAKDYYALAGVFASIRQTTRPLISDEAIAASQPARDQVAALQAETKEIQKQLKTLEAKVKKGTQTERAALDAEAKKLREQITQKRLTIDRIQSTTPNFEIPVADAVTEEQVRIEPLSESHQKIVFYPEKPRDLPVFIRGNVSTPGDPAPRGFLEVLSPDASQAFQQGSGRLELADAIVSRDNPLAARVIVNRVWLWHFGEGLVDSPSNFGLMGSLPSHPELLDDLAVRFMDAGWSLKWLHREIVLSATYQQASIVSSIAEADKVDPENRLLSRFNRLRIDAEAFHDTLLFAGDSYDLTLGGPSAEIDSAKFLRRAIYAKISRQSPSQYLQVFDFPDPTIHAERRGETTTALQQLFVMNSEFAKAQAVRLAQRIDSEDPETRVREVHRLLFARDPTAEELRLGKAYLAAGTDHSTPQLHHPPRFAGRRISAKMPQLGESYSVEMWIKNELPNDKRPVTGYFFSRGNADSPYVDGDHLGIGGSNTPNSPGRLLFFNGNGARVSILGRSVLAPHQWHHVVMVREGANVRVYLNGNAKPELVGNASPVFDAAVGQMFIAGRSDNFANFEGQIASVAVYNRVLSEAEIGHHFQAAEFENEDVRFADYSHAILDGQPAAYWPLYESKRLPQVIRDVATGMHDATYEAATKNAYAVPNRWIYYCHALLCSNELLYVD, encoded by the coding sequence ATGAGAAAAGCAAGCACCTGTTGTTTCTTCTGGTCGACCGTCTGGGCTGCTGTTCTGTTGACTGGTTCGTCCTCGATTCAAGAACTTTCAGCCGAGGAGAATGAGGAGGCGGGGATTCGATTCTTCGAACAGAAGATCCGTCCCGTGCTTGTCGAACACTGCTATTCCTGCCATGCCTCCGACTCCAATCCGCTGCAAGCGGGGCTGCAAGTCGACTCCAAGGCAGGTTTGCTGCTGGGCGGTGATTCCGGCGAAGCGATCGTGCCGGGGAAACCGGATGAGAGTCTGTTGATCGAGACGTTGCGATACGATGATTCCACTTATCAGATGCCCCCTAAGGGGAAGCTCGCCGATTCGGTGATTGCTGATTTCGAGAAATGGGTCGCGATGGGCGCACCCGACCCACGCACCGAAGAGATGGGGCAGCTGCGGAAAGAATTTGATATCGATTCGCGCCGCGACTTCTGGTCTTTTGTCGTGCCCCAACGGGCAACGCTCCCCGAAATTAAAGATTCGGATTGGCCACAGCAGACACTGGATCACTTTATCTTGGCGAAGATCGAAGCGGCGGGGCTCACGCCCGCTCCGCCAGCGGATCGTCGCACGCTGATTCGGCGCGTCAGTCTCGACCTGACTGGCATCCCACCGACTTATGAACAGACCGAACGCTTCGTTGCCGATCCCGATCCGCAAGCGTACAAAAATCTGGTCGACGACCTGCTGGCATCACAGCACTACGGCGAACGCTGGGGCCGGCATTGGTTAGATGTCGTGCGATACGCCGAAGACAACGTGAACATGGGCGAACACAACGGCCCCTATCCAAACGCTTACCGCTATCGGGATTGGGTCGTTGCGGCGCTCAACGACGACGTCCCCTACGACGAATTCATTCGTCGTCAATTGGCGACCGATTTCTTGGAGCAGACAGGTCGCGAAGATCTGCCAGCCCTGGGGCTGCTGGGAATGTCGCCTCAATATCACAAAGAGTTGAAGCTGTCCCAGCTGACGTTGGAATCACAATATGCCGACGAATGGGAAGATCGTGTCGATGTGATCAGCCGCGGTCTGCTCGGCTTGACGGTTGCATGCGCCCGTTGCCACGACCACAAATACGATCCAATCTCGGCAAAAGACTACTACGCTTTGGCTGGCGTCTTTGCTTCGATTCGGCAAACGACACGGCCTCTGATTTCCGATGAAGCGATCGCTGCTTCTCAACCAGCCCGCGACCAAGTTGCGGCGCTGCAAGCGGAAACCAAAGAGATTCAAAAGCAGTTGAAGACGCTCGAGGCGAAGGTCAAGAAAGGTACTCAGACCGAGCGAGCTGCCCTCGACGCGGAAGCTAAAAAGCTTCGCGAGCAAATCACACAGAAGCGATTGACGATCGATCGGATTCAATCGACGACGCCCAACTTTGAAATTCCTGTCGCCGATGCCGTGACCGAGGAACAGGTGCGAATCGAACCGTTAAGCGAATCGCATCAGAAGATCGTCTTCTATCCCGAGAAGCCACGCGACTTGCCGGTATTTATCCGTGGCAATGTTTCAACTCCCGGAGATCCTGCGCCGCGAGGGTTTTTGGAAGTCCTTTCGCCCGACGCTTCGCAAGCGTTCCAACAAGGGAGTGGACGTTTGGAACTGGCCGACGCGATCGTGTCGCGCGATAATCCTCTGGCCGCTCGCGTGATTGTGAACCGCGTTTGGTTGTGGCATTTTGGCGAAGGACTTGTCGATTCGCCAAGCAATTTTGGATTGATGGGTTCGCTGCCGAGTCATCCAGAGCTGTTGGACGATCTGGCGGTCCGCTTTATGGACGCGGGCTGGTCGCTGAAGTGGCTGCATCGAGAGATCGTTCTTTCGGCGACTTACCAACAGGCCTCCATCGTCAGTTCCATAGCGGAAGCCGACAAGGTCGATCCCGAGAATCGATTGCTCAGTCGGTTCAATCGTCTCCGGATCGATGCCGAGGCGTTCCATGATACGCTGTTGTTCGCAGGCGATTCGTACGACCTCACGCTGGGCGGTCCGTCCGCTGAGATCGATAGCGCCAAGTTTCTTCGGCGTGCGATCTACGCCAAGATATCTCGCCAGAGTCCCAGCCAGTATCTGCAGGTTTTTGACTTCCCCGACCCGACGATCCACGCCGAACGACGCGGCGAAACAACGACTGCCTTGCAACAGTTGTTTGTGATGAATTCCGAGTTTGCCAAAGCTCAAGCGGTTCGGCTTGCGCAGCGGATCGATTCGGAAGATCCCGAAACGCGGGTTCGTGAGGTTCATCGGTTGCTGTTTGCTCGCGATCCAACAGCCGAGGAATTGCGACTGGGGAAAGCTTATCTTGCCGCTGGCACCGACCACTCTACGCCACAGTTACATCATCCACCTCGCTTCGCCGGCCGTCGGATTTCGGCGAAGATGCCGCAGTTGGGTGAGAGCTATTCGGTGGAGATGTGGATCAAAAACGAATTGCCGAACGATAAACGCCCCGTGACAGGCTATTTCTTCTCGCGTGGCAATGCCGACTCGCCGTATGTCGACGGGGACCATTTGGGAATCGGAGGCTCGAACACGCCCAACAGCCCAGGTCGGTTGCTGTTCTTTAATGGCAACGGAGCTCGAGTTTCGATCCTGGGACGGAGTGTCCTGGCACCGCACCAGTGGCATCATGTTGTGATGGTTCGCGAGGGAGCCAACGTGCGTGTCTATTTGAATGGGAACGCTAAACCCGAACTCGTCGGAAACGCTAGCCCCGTGTTCGATGCTGCGGTGGGACAGATGTTCATCGCAGGTCGATCCGATAATTTCGCAAATTTCGAAGGCCAAATTGCCAGCGTTGCTGTCTACAACCGCGTGCTTTCGGAAGCGGAGATCGGACACCATTTTCAAGCGGCAGAGTTTGAAAACGAAGACGTCCGGTTTGCGGATTACTCCCATGCCATCCTCGATGGCCAGCCCGCCGCCTATTGGCCGCTGTACGAATCAAAGCGACTGCCGCAAGTGATTCGCGATGTTGCGACCGGAATGCATGATGCAACCTATGAAGCAGCGACGAAAAACGCTTACGCGGTTCCCAATCGCTGGATCTATTACTGCCATGCGTTGTTGTGTAGTAACGAATTGCTGTACGTGGACTAA